The proteins below come from a single Alnus glutinosa chromosome 9, dhAlnGlut1.1, whole genome shotgun sequence genomic window:
- the LOC133876877 gene encoding receptor-like protein 50 → MLVHNLSELIELYLVGIAISTQGKEWCHTLSSSLPNLRGLSLLYCNLSGPIDSSLRNLKSLSIIHLNGNNFSSPVPIFFADFKNLTFLKVSSSRLNGTFPKKIFQVPTLQAIDLLKNYDLRDSLPEFPPNVYLQTMLLNYTGFLGSLPHSIGNLKMLSTIDLSNCNFNGSIPNSWVSLIQLVYLDMSFNMFSGSIPVFSMAKNLTNLDLSFNNLTGQITTTQWEELLKLESLSLDRNSLNENISVSLFSLSSLQVLGLSSNQFSGQLKEFPNASSYILESVYLDNNQLEGPIPMSIFELRGLEGLSLGSNKFNNSLDHSVIQSLKNLSYLDLSHINLLTEYNGFNLSLSSVPLLTLILASCKLKRFPDFLRNQSSLSYLDISKNRIDEELPNLIWKLPDLQSLNLSYNYLKTLEGPISNLSIDVPRYLDFPSNQFQGQLPVLPPVSYLDFSMNNFHSALPAIIGQSLESAEFFSISSNKLYGSIPGFICNATYLRFVDLSDNYFNGTIPQRLIEMSGAFIQVLSLRGKTISMVQFLIHFQSLVIYKL, encoded by the coding sequence atgCTCGTTCATAACCTTTCGGAGCTTATCGAACTTTATCTTGTTGGTATAGCTATATCAACGCAAGGTAAGGAGTGGTGTCACACCTTATCATCTTCATTGCCAAATTTGAGAGGGTTGAGCTTGTTATACTGCAATCTTTCAGGCCCTATTGATTCATCGTTACGGAATCTTAAGTCCCTTTCAATTATTCATTTAAATGGTAACAACTTTTCTTCTCcagttccaattttttttgcAGATTTCAAAAATCTGACATTTTTGAAAGTCTCCTCTTCTAGGTTGAATGGAACATTTCCAAAAAAGATCTTCCAGGTTCCAACGCTACAAGCAATtgacttattaaaaaattatgacctGCGAGATTCTTTGCCAGAATTTCCTCCAAATGTATATCTTCAAACCATGCTTCTTAACTATACAGGATTTTTAGGGTCATTGCCACATTCTATTGGCAATCTTAAAATGTTGTCAACAATAGATCTTTCGAATTGCAATTTTAATGGATCAATTCCAAACTCATGGGTGAGCCTCATACAATTGGTCTATTTGGACATGTCATTTAACATGTTTAGTGGATCAATTCCAGTATTTAGCATGGCCAAGAATCTGACCAACCTAGACCTTTCTTTCAATAATCTTACTGGTCAGATTACTACCACTCAGTGGGAAGAACTTTTGAAATTGGAATCTCTTTCCTTGGATAGAAATTCATTGAATGAGAATATTTCAGTTTCTCTATTTTCCCTTTCATCATTGCAAGTGTTAGGACTCTCGTCCAACCAATTTTCTGGTCAACTTAAAGAATTTCCCAATGCTTCTTCTTACATACTAGAAAGTGTTTATCTGGATAACAACCAATTAGAAGGGCCAATACCCATGTCTATCTTTGAACTTCGAGGTCTTGAAGGCCTATCACTTGGTTCAAACAAATTTAACAACTCCCTGGACCATAGTGTGATTCAATCGTTAAAAAATCTTTCATACCTTGATCTTTCTCACATCAACTTGTTGACTGAATATAATGGTTTTAACCTTTCGTTATCCTCGGTTCCCCTTTTAACATTAATTCTCGCTTCTTGCAAGTTGAAAAGATTTCCTGATTTCTTGAGAAACCAATCCAGTTTATCCTATCTAGACATTTCAAAGAACCGAATCGATGAAGAGTTACCCAACTTGATCTGGAAACTTCCTGATCTTCAATCTCTAAATCTTTCTTATAACTACTTGAAGACTCTTGAAGGACCAATCTCCAATCTTTCTATTGATGTTCCAAGATATCTAGACTTTCCCTCCAACCAATTCCAAGGCCAACTCCCAGTTCTCCCACCTGTCAGCTACTTGGATTTCTCCATGAATAATTTTCATTCTGCCTTACCAGCTATCATCGGCCAGTCCCTTGAATCCGCAgaattcttttcaatttcaagtAATAAATTATATGGGAGTATCCCTGGATTCATATGCAATGCTACATATCTTCGATTTGTTGATCTGTCTGATAATTACTTCAATGGCACAATTCCCCAACGCTTGATTGAGATGAGTGGGGCTTTTATTCAGGTGTTGAGTCTAAGGGGAAAAACAATATCAATGGTACAATTCCTGATACATTTCCAGAGTCTTGTTATTTACAAACTTTAG